In the genome of Microbacterium endophyticum, one region contains:
- a CDS encoding ABC transporter ATP-binding protein — MDGFNSDFADVVVPPRPPLPGAEEQKQQQEATAEELPDSASDMAREPEPEPEPQPEPEPEPQPEPEPELEPEPEPEISPELETRALVAEPDLVVADLTPDVDASPDSTGPVDALVVRGVTKLFGATRAADDVNLTVPAGTFYGLVGPNGAGKTTTLSIISGLLGADKGSVEVCGVDARKHARAAKRMIGVLPDRLRTFDRLTGRQLLYYCGVLRGLSPAVVEKRTADLARAFDLSEALTRPVSDYSAGMTKKVMLAGAMIHSPRLLILDEPFESVDPVSSAVILEILGTYVEHGGTVILSSHGMDLVERVCSRVAVLVSGRVLAEGTVDDVRGESTLEERFLELAGGASDLEGLEWLHTFSG; from the coding sequence ATGGATGGATTTAACAGCGATTTCGCTGATGTGGTTGTTCCGCCGAGGCCGCCATTGCCAGGCGCGGAAGAGCAAAAGCAGCAGCAAGAAGCGACCGCTGAGGAGCTTCCGGACAGTGCGTCTGACATGGCGCGGGAGCCGGAACCCGAACCTGAGCCGCAGCCGGAACCCGAACCTGAGCCGCAGCCGGAACCCGAACCTGAGCTGGAACCGGAACCGGAACCGGAGATTTCACCAGAGCTCGAGACGAGAGCACTGGTCGCAGAACCCGATCTTGTTGTTGCAGACCTCACCCCCGATGTTGATGCCAGTCCCGACTCGACCGGCCCGGTGGATGCGCTTGTCGTCCGAGGCGTGACGAAGCTGTTCGGCGCGACACGCGCGGCAGACGACGTAAACCTCACAGTGCCGGCCGGCACCTTCTACGGCCTCGTTGGCCCCAACGGTGCCGGAAAGACGACCACTCTTTCGATCATTTCCGGTCTTCTCGGCGCGGATAAGGGTTCAGTTGAGGTGTGCGGTGTCGACGCGCGCAAGCACGCTCGTGCTGCAAAACGAATGATCGGAGTGCTCCCTGATCGGTTGCGCACTTTCGATCGACTCACGGGGCGTCAACTTCTCTACTACTGTGGCGTGCTTCGCGGACTTTCACCTGCTGTCGTAGAGAAGAGAACGGCCGACCTAGCTCGCGCATTTGACCTGTCTGAAGCCCTTACTCGTCCCGTTTCGGACTACTCCGCGGGCATGACGAAGAAAGTTATGCTCGCTGGCGCGATGATTCATTCGCCTCGACTTCTCATCCTCGATGAACCATTCGAGTCGGTCGACCCGGTCTCGAGCGCCGTGATCCTCGAGATTCTCGGCACGTACGTCGAACACGGTGGCACCGTCATCCTCTCGAGTCATGGGATGGATTTGGTCGAGCGCGTATGTTCGCGTGTAGCTGTCCTCGTTTCGGGGCGTGTGCTCGCTGAAGGCACGGTCGATGACGTGCGTGGCGAATCGACTCTCGAGGAGCGGTTCCTCGAACTTGCCGGCGGCGCGAGCGACCTGGAGGGGCTGGAGTGGTTGCACACATTCTCCGGCTGA
- a CDS encoding NTP transferase domain-containing protein — protein sequence MTLQTVILAAGMGSRLGRSLPKPLTPLSDGRSIMQQQHDNIRTVFGTDARVTTVVGYRAETIVEAFPDASYVYNDRYDQTNTSKSLLRALAATGKSGVLWMNGDVVFDPRILGRAIELIEREQSFVTVNTAKVSEEEVKYTTDAEGFISALSKTVSAGIGEAVGINYISRADKKAFMHQLSRVDDQDYFERGLELAIAENGMRLEPLDISDLYAVEVDFAEDLERANLYV from the coding sequence GTGACTCTTCAGACCGTCATCCTCGCGGCCGGTATGGGCTCGCGCCTGGGTCGCAGCCTACCCAAGCCGCTGACCCCACTCTCGGATGGGCGCAGCATCATGCAGCAGCAGCATGACAACATTCGAACCGTGTTCGGCACCGATGCACGTGTCACGACCGTCGTGGGATACCGGGCCGAAACCATCGTCGAGGCGTTCCCCGATGCCTCGTACGTGTACAACGATCGCTACGACCAGACCAACACGTCCAAGAGCCTGTTGCGAGCTCTGGCCGCGACCGGAAAGAGCGGCGTGTTGTGGATGAACGGCGACGTTGTATTCGACCCACGCATTCTTGGTCGCGCTATTGAACTCATCGAACGGGAACAGTCCTTTGTCACGGTGAACACCGCGAAAGTCAGCGAAGAAGAAGTGAAGTACACGACGGACGCCGAAGGCTTCATCTCGGCACTGTCGAAGACCGTCTCTGCGGGTATTGGCGAAGCTGTCGGGATTAACTACATTTCGCGCGCCGACAAGAAGGCGTTCATGCATCAACTCTCGCGGGTCGATGACCAGGACTACTTCGAGCGCGGGCTCGAGCTCGCTATCGCCGAAAATGGGATGCGGCTTGAGCCTCTCGATATTTCGGATCTCTACGCAGTCGAGGTGGACTTCGCAGAGGATCTCGAACGCGCGAACCTTTACGTGTGA